In Akkermansia muciniphila, one DNA window encodes the following:
- a CDS encoding NADPH-dependent assimilatory sulfite reductase hemoprotein subunit, with product MTKEGYTSNERIKEESDFLRGNISDLLHDGSITHFPSEEEFLLKFHGITQQDNRDERLIRKKNGQERNWLFMLRLRLPGGRMTPSQWLAAETLSDQFGNGTLKLTTRQAIQIHGVVKQDLKQTMKDIHHAAITTIAASGDATRNVMVSLHPEDSGIHETVFNQARELSRKLEPQTHAYHEIWLDAKRIYSGAEEEPLYGPGYLPRKFKIAFTLPPENDVDVYAQDLSFVAIEKEGKLLGYDILAGGGMGYAYGNPGSFPRLADIIGFCFPEQVEEVARQVLLIHKEFSTRCNRKTSRLRYTIAGKGLDWFTNELATRLPFPLQAARPFSLSTNGDAADVPGRQTIEIEGGRIQNSNRQQLKTAFHEIASIHQGDFFITGNQNLVIDGITPDTAEQIKSIIGKYNLLPNDSGLRRNSSACTSLPFCPQALTDSERLLPKLVDELEPQLKELGLWDEDISIRMTGCPNGCSRPYLAELAFVGRGPGKYNIWMGGSRRGDRLGFIYQESVPVKEIADVLRPVFARFAAERNQGEGFGDWSIRALHPQSL from the coding sequence ATGACTAAAGAAGGATACACATCCAACGAACGAATCAAGGAGGAAAGCGATTTCCTCAGAGGAAACATCTCTGACCTCCTCCATGACGGCAGCATTACCCATTTCCCGTCCGAAGAAGAATTTCTTTTGAAATTTCACGGGATTACCCAGCAGGATAACCGGGATGAACGGCTTATCCGGAAGAAAAACGGACAGGAAAGAAACTGGTTATTCATGTTGAGGCTGCGCCTCCCCGGGGGCCGCATGACGCCCAGCCAATGGCTAGCCGCGGAAACGCTAAGCGACCAATTCGGCAACGGCACCCTTAAACTTACGACACGCCAGGCCATTCAAATCCACGGAGTCGTCAAACAGGACTTGAAACAGACCATGAAAGATATCCACCACGCGGCCATCACCACGATTGCCGCCAGTGGGGACGCCACGCGCAATGTCATGGTTTCTCTGCACCCGGAAGATTCCGGCATCCATGAAACTGTCTTCAATCAAGCCCGGGAACTCTCCCGAAAACTGGAACCGCAGACGCACGCCTATCATGAAATATGGCTGGATGCCAAACGAATCTACTCGGGCGCGGAAGAAGAGCCTTTGTACGGTCCCGGCTATTTGCCGCGCAAATTTAAAATCGCTTTTACGCTTCCCCCGGAAAATGATGTGGATGTGTACGCCCAGGACCTGAGCTTCGTGGCTATTGAAAAAGAAGGGAAACTCCTGGGATATGACATCCTGGCCGGCGGAGGAATGGGCTATGCTTACGGCAATCCCGGTTCTTTCCCCCGCCTTGCGGATATTATCGGATTCTGTTTCCCGGAACAGGTGGAGGAAGTAGCCCGGCAGGTGCTTTTGATCCATAAAGAATTCAGCACCCGCTGCAACAGAAAAACATCCCGGCTCAGGTATACCATTGCCGGCAAAGGGCTGGACTGGTTCACTAACGAACTTGCAACACGCCTTCCATTTCCGCTTCAAGCGGCCAGACCTTTTTCATTATCTACGAACGGAGACGCCGCAGATGTTCCTGGCCGCCAGACCATTGAAATTGAAGGAGGCCGCATCCAGAATTCAAACAGGCAACAGCTCAAAACCGCTTTTCATGAAATAGCTTCCATTCATCAAGGAGATTTTTTCATCACAGGTAATCAGAATCTGGTCATTGACGGCATCACACCGGATACTGCCGAGCAAATCAAATCCATCATTGGGAAGTACAATCTTCTCCCCAACGATTCGGGGCTCAGGCGCAATTCCTCCGCCTGTACCAGCCTGCCATTTTGCCCGCAGGCCCTTACAGACTCCGAAAGGCTGCTTCCAAAACTGGTGGATGAACTGGAACCGCAGTTAAAAGAACTGGGGCTATGGGACGAAGACATTTCCATCCGCATGACCGGGTGTCCCAACGGATGCTCCAGACCATATCTGGCAGAACTGGCTTTCGTCGGCAGAGGTCCGGGCAAGTACAATATCTGGATGGGCGGTTCCAGAAGAGGAGACAGGCTGGGCTTCATCTATCAGGAATCTGTACCCGTAAAGGAAATCGCAGACGTGCTCCGACCAGTATTTGCACGTTTTGCGGCGGAACGCAACCAGGGGGAAGGATTCGGTGACTGGAGCATCCGCGCATTACATCCGCAATCTTTATAA
- a CDS encoding ABC transporter substrate-binding protein: protein MKTQPLALNALLCVGALLAPAFLASCREAPERQAQIRFGLFPNVTHVQGLVARHFSRTGEGWFEKRIFERTGKNISILWYAYNAGPGAMEAMFANSLDFTYVGPGPAINAYSKSNGTLLQIVAGAVQGGSGLVVPTHSGAYTQKDFQGKIIATPQLGNTQDIACRTWLALGGVTVTQTGGDASILPTPNPEQIPLLRQGKLDGSWTVEPWISRLEKEAGGKLLFLEKDAVTTVLTAQKDFLKKQPDVAQAMIEAHRELTLWIIGHPQEAQKIVVEELRELTRSNIDPALIIHAWPRLVLTNEISEEKLHELAKDTVRSGFYKKLPHVEGIIWNNKNNPAHE from the coding sequence ATGAAAACTCAGCCTCTTGCATTAAATGCTCTTCTCTGCGTTGGCGCTCTCCTGGCTCCAGCCTTTCTGGCATCCTGTCGGGAAGCCCCCGAACGGCAGGCTCAAATACGCTTTGGCCTTTTTCCCAACGTAACCCATGTCCAGGGGCTGGTTGCCAGGCATTTCAGCCGCACGGGGGAGGGATGGTTTGAAAAACGCATCTTTGAACGGACGGGAAAAAACATCTCCATTCTATGGTATGCTTACAACGCCGGCCCTGGCGCTATGGAAGCCATGTTCGCCAATTCCCTGGATTTTACCTACGTTGGGCCGGGCCCTGCCATTAATGCGTATTCCAAATCCAACGGAACTCTCCTGCAAATCGTAGCGGGAGCCGTACAGGGAGGGTCCGGACTGGTCGTTCCCACCCATTCCGGAGCATACACGCAAAAAGACTTTCAAGGGAAAATCATCGCTACTCCCCAATTGGGCAATACTCAGGATATAGCCTGCCGGACATGGTTGGCCCTGGGAGGCGTAACAGTCACTCAAACCGGAGGAGACGCAAGCATACTTCCTACCCCCAACCCAGAACAGATACCCCTCTTGCGTCAAGGCAAACTGGACGGCTCCTGGACTGTAGAACCATGGATTAGCCGCCTGGAAAAAGAAGCCGGAGGCAAGCTCCTGTTTCTTGAAAAGGATGCCGTAACCACTGTTCTGACAGCCCAAAAGGATTTCCTGAAAAAACAGCCGGACGTGGCGCAGGCCATGATTGAAGCTCACAGAGAACTCACTCTCTGGATCATTGGACATCCCCAGGAAGCTCAAAAAATCGTCGTAGAAGAATTGAGGGAACTTACCCGCTCCAACATTGATCCCGCTTTAATTATCCATGCGTGGCCCAGGTTAGTTCTCACGAATGAAATATCCGAAGAAAAGCTCCACGAATTAGCCAAGGATACGGTACGGAGCGGATTTTACAAGAAACTCCCCCACGTCGAAGGCATCATCTGGAATAATAAAAATAATCCCGCCCATGAGTAG
- a CDS encoding ABC transporter permease, whose translation MLALAIWEYGSLSGWWRPFLFPAPSAISGYLEEAIRDNSLWAATVVTIQRLLLGYLAGISIGIPAGLLSARFQLMRNTIGVLALGFQGLPSVCWVPLAILWFGQEEAAILFVVVMGTVWSVILATENGLANVPPIYARAARTMGAGSAYTLLFVTLPASAPFIVSGMKQGWAFSWRSLMSAEIFVPILTGLGLGQLLHFGRELNSMEQVMGIMFVIILIGLLSDKLIFSPLEQAIYRRWGTNLA comes from the coding sequence TTGCTGGCCTTGGCTATATGGGAATACGGTTCTCTATCCGGCTGGTGGAGGCCTTTCCTATTCCCGGCTCCTTCCGCCATAAGCGGCTATCTTGAAGAAGCAATCAGGGACAACTCTCTCTGGGCCGCTACGGTCGTTACTATCCAGAGACTGCTCCTGGGGTACCTGGCCGGAATCTCCATCGGAATTCCGGCAGGACTTTTATCTGCCCGCTTCCAGCTAATGAGAAACACCATCGGAGTTCTGGCATTGGGATTTCAAGGGCTTCCCAGCGTTTGCTGGGTCCCTCTGGCTATCCTGTGGTTCGGCCAGGAAGAAGCGGCCATCCTGTTCGTCGTTGTCATGGGCACCGTCTGGTCGGTCATACTGGCCACAGAAAATGGACTTGCCAACGTCCCTCCGATTTATGCCCGCGCAGCACGGACAATGGGAGCCGGCTCTGCCTACACGCTGCTCTTCGTCACGCTTCCGGCCTCTGCTCCATTCATCGTCAGCGGCATGAAGCAGGGATGGGCCTTTTCCTGGCGCTCCCTGATGTCCGCAGAAATTTTTGTTCCCATCCTGACAGGACTGGGATTGGGACAGCTCCTGCACTTCGGAAGAGAACTCAATTCCATGGAGCAGGTCATGGGCATCATGTTCGTTATTATTCTCATAGGCCTGCTCTCAGACAAACTCATCTTCTCCCCCTTGGAACAAGCCATCTACAGACGCTGGGGGACTAATTTAGCTTAA
- a CDS encoding phosphoadenylyl-sulfate reductase → MNAHSPTATDTLRQVAAQYEGNLVFATSFGAEDQVLTHMISHLGLNIPLATLDTGRLFPETYELWARTEEIYGIRIIPYFPAAEEVESMILDKGVNLFRNSVENRHKCCNIRKLRPLERLLAGKKAWICGLRSTQSITRKGLHITENDEANGIIKISPLAHWSEEDVWNYIRAYGVPYNPLHDAGFPSIGCACCTRAVKRTEDVRDGRWWWEEKEHKECGLHRRPRH, encoded by the coding sequence ATGAACGCTCATTCCCCAACCGCTACAGACACGTTGCGACAAGTCGCGGCGCAATACGAAGGAAACCTTGTTTTTGCCACATCATTCGGGGCAGAAGACCAGGTGCTTACCCATATGATCTCCCATCTTGGCCTGAATATTCCTCTGGCTACTCTGGACACGGGGCGTCTGTTTCCGGAAACCTATGAACTCTGGGCAAGAACGGAGGAAATATACGGCATTCGCATTATTCCTTATTTTCCGGCAGCGGAAGAAGTGGAAAGCATGATTCTGGACAAAGGCGTCAACCTGTTCCGCAACAGTGTGGAAAACCGTCACAAATGCTGCAATATCCGCAAACTGCGCCCTCTGGAAAGGCTCCTTGCCGGGAAAAAAGCGTGGATTTGCGGATTACGCTCCACCCAGTCCATCACCCGGAAAGGACTTCATATCACAGAAAACGATGAGGCTAACGGCATCATCAAAATCAGCCCGCTGGCCCACTGGTCAGAAGAGGATGTCTGGAACTATATCCGCGCCTACGGCGTTCCCTACAATCCTCTTCATGATGCAGGATTCCCCAGTATCGGGTGCGCCTGCTGCACAAGAGCCGTCAAGAGGACAGAAGACGTACGCGACGGACGATGGTGGTGGGAAGAAAAAGAACACAAGGAATGCGGCCTACACCGCAGGCCAAGACATTAA
- a CDS encoding ABC transporter ATP-binding protein — translation MSRLSIRNVSKSYFSRKKSLLALSSANLDIGEGEFICLVGPSGCGKTTLLNMIAGLIKSDTGSISYDGEIISGPGPDRTVVFQDFALFPWLNVLHNVEFGLRFTGIPRAKRLQIALENLKSVGLDNFAHARIHELSGGMKQRVAIARALALRPRVLLMDEPFAALDAMTREQLYADLQSICAGHGITVVFVTHNVREAVCLGDRVILFSSHPGRICGEFCIRLPRPRQINDPGVTRLASNITRALKSISRPAEEKQDAQTSCTLP, via the coding sequence ATGAGTAGATTATCCATACGAAACGTTTCCAAAAGTTATTTTTCCAGAAAAAAATCGCTTCTGGCTCTTTCTTCCGCCAATCTGGACATAGGGGAAGGAGAATTCATCTGCCTGGTAGGTCCAAGCGGTTGCGGCAAAACAACTCTGCTGAATATGATCGCCGGTCTGATCAAATCGGATACGGGAAGCATCTCCTATGATGGGGAAATAATCTCAGGACCGGGACCGGACAGGACAGTCGTTTTTCAGGATTTCGCCCTGTTCCCCTGGTTAAATGTGCTGCACAACGTAGAATTCGGTCTCCGATTTACCGGAATTCCCCGCGCAAAACGCCTCCAAATAGCTTTGGAAAACCTGAAATCAGTAGGCTTGGACAACTTTGCGCATGCTCGTATCCATGAACTCTCCGGAGGGATGAAACAGCGCGTGGCCATAGCCCGGGCCCTTGCATTGCGTCCCAGGGTTCTCCTGATGGATGAGCCCTTCGCCGCATTGGATGCCATGACCAGGGAACAGCTTTATGCGGACCTCCAGTCCATTTGCGCCGGGCATGGAATTACCGTCGTCTTTGTCACCCATAATGTACGGGAAGCCGTATGCCTGGGAGACAGAGTCATTTTATTTTCATCCCACCCTGGACGTATTTGCGGAGAATTCTGCATTCGTTTGCCGCGCCCGCGCCAAATCAATGATCCGGGAGTGACCCGGCTAGCTTCAAACATCACACGGGCATTAAAATCAATTTCCAGGCCCGCAGAAGAAAAACAAGACGCACAAACATCATGCACCCTTCCATAA
- the cysN gene encoding sulfate adenylyltransferase subunit CysN, producing MDIDSYLNEHENKSLLRVLTCGSVDDGKSTLIGRLLYDSKLIFDDQLAELRKASEKNGTTGAGNIDYALLLDGLKAEREQGITIDVAYRYFTTPRRKFIIADCPGHEQYTRNMATGASTADAAIILIDARHGVLTQTKRHAFIASLLKIRHLIVAVNKMDLLNYSEEKFRKIEEEFGSFTQQLNIPDVRFVPISAIEGENVTQTTGKTPWYQGDHLLSILETLDSSDSRNLRDFRFPVQTVIRPNLDFRGFAGSITSGAIRRGDPVVTLPSFQNSRIKRIVTPDGDLEEAFSPQAVVLELEDEIDISSGDMIVKKGNLPHIEDRLEARVIWMSEKPLLPGSKYMIRHAGRNIQGRIAELQYDIDVNTLESRHATQLPLNHVGRIVLETSSPLFYDYYRDNRSGGAFILIDPLNNVTAGAGMLRPPHRDKAPEKEQEQLPTFVSSDERAETFGHGGKQIYIAGEDSELARSFAKQLERELHRLKAHTYGLDFKAEGVWGRSAKEIVNASGLLAEAGLMSIAVLPGLPVLPRNTKGAYCIWLGNVVSAPETADRILPPAKANENTAFLLARTLYVEF from the coding sequence ATGGACATCGACTCATACCTGAACGAACACGAAAATAAAAGCCTGCTGCGCGTACTTACCTGCGGTTCCGTGGACGACGGGAAATCTACACTCATCGGACGCCTTCTTTATGACAGCAAACTGATTTTCGACGACCAGCTGGCAGAACTGCGCAAAGCCAGTGAAAAAAATGGAACTACGGGGGCAGGCAACATTGATTACGCCCTGTTGCTGGATGGCCTTAAAGCGGAACGGGAACAGGGAATAACCATTGATGTAGCCTACCGGTACTTCACCACACCCCGCCGCAAATTCATCATTGCCGACTGTCCCGGCCATGAACAATACACACGGAACATGGCCACCGGAGCTTCCACGGCGGACGCGGCCATCATCCTGATTGATGCCCGTCACGGAGTACTCACACAAACGAAGCGGCATGCGTTCATCGCCTCTCTTCTGAAAATACGGCACCTCATCGTAGCCGTCAACAAGATGGATCTTCTGAATTACTCTGAAGAAAAATTCCGGAAGATTGAAGAAGAATTCGGAAGCTTCACGCAACAGCTGAATATCCCGGACGTTCGTTTCGTTCCCATTTCCGCCATTGAAGGGGAAAATGTGACGCAGACAACAGGAAAAACGCCCTGGTACCAGGGAGATCATCTGCTTTCCATCCTGGAAACGCTGGATTCCAGCGACAGCAGGAATCTCCGGGATTTCCGCTTTCCGGTACAGACAGTCATACGCCCCAATCTCGATTTCCGGGGGTTCGCCGGTTCCATTACTTCCGGAGCCATTCGCAGAGGTGACCCTGTCGTAACGCTGCCTTCGTTCCAAAACAGCCGGATCAAGAGGATCGTTACTCCGGACGGAGATCTGGAAGAAGCATTCTCTCCCCAGGCCGTCGTATTGGAACTTGAGGATGAAATAGATATCAGCAGCGGTGACATGATCGTCAAAAAAGGGAATCTCCCCCATATCGAAGATCGGCTGGAGGCCCGTGTCATCTGGATGTCTGAAAAACCCCTTCTTCCCGGAAGCAAATACATGATTCGCCATGCGGGCAGAAATATCCAGGGGCGGATAGCAGAACTCCAGTACGACATAGACGTCAATACACTGGAAAGCCGCCATGCGACACAGCTTCCTCTGAACCATGTCGGCCGTATCGTCCTGGAAACAAGTTCCCCCTTGTTCTATGATTATTACCGGGATAACCGCTCCGGAGGAGCTTTCATCCTGATTGACCCGCTGAATAACGTCACGGCGGGAGCCGGTATGCTTCGCCCTCCTCACAGAGATAAGGCTCCCGAAAAAGAACAGGAGCAACTTCCGACATTCGTTTCAAGCGATGAACGCGCAGAAACCTTCGGGCATGGCGGAAAACAAATTTACATAGCGGGAGAAGACAGCGAACTGGCGCGCAGCTTCGCCAAGCAGCTGGAAAGGGAACTCCACCGGCTCAAGGCCCATACCTACGGTCTGGATTTCAAGGCGGAAGGCGTATGGGGAAGATCCGCTAAAGAAATCGTCAATGCCTCAGGCCTGCTGGCCGAAGCGGGGCTGATGAGCATTGCAGTGCTGCCGGGACTTCCCGTCCTGCCCAGAAACACCAAGGGAGCCTACTGCATCTGGCTGGGGAACGTCGTCTCCGCTCCAGAAACGGCAGACCGCATCCTCCCCCCCGCAAAGGCAAATGAAAATACCGCGTTTCTTCTGGCGCGCACTCTCTATGTGGAATTTTGA
- a CDS encoding PQQ-binding-like beta-propeller repeat protein gives MKLTKMFRVSATVLGCLLVLISCRQGEDAASSPLAPVDVKVVNHLVAVLGHESRVLELVDPASGEKVKSIRLAQPPNGMVVDGATVYVAEGGARGVVEVVDLESGELKRSFPAGHTPMSPVLREGKLYVACRFDSRVLEMDAAAGTVLNSWNVPREPVVLAVSPDGRKIWAAGHLPAGAADGDFTAAALTLVEDGKAVHFPLSNGTQGVRGMAISPDGRYLAVAHVLSRYQVPTTQLDRGWMNTNAVTVIDTDEPDKPHPVLLDDPDAGAANPWGVSFSEDGGKLFVTHAGTHELSVIDFPALLERMKREDRSNEPVSERLGFLHGLRTRIALPLNGPRSVASDGKNVYVAGYFSDSLAEISLKDACKSRAIPLNAPFRPSREKLGEQYFNDASHCFQGWQSCATCHPDGRVDGLNWDLLNDGMGNPKNTRTMFLSHRTSPVMTLGVRASAEVAVTAGFVHIQFLEPSGELAECVNAYLKNMKEVPSPFLVAHTPSKQQTGGEGCAQCHAPGVERGALSESARRGREVFKTAGCVRCHPHPYFTNKELVATGTTTGLDEGKSVLVPSLVEVWRTAPYLHDGRAKTIREAITTCNPGDLRGKTSSLNNRELEDLINYVQSL, from the coding sequence ATGAAACTGACAAAAATGTTCCGCGTCTCTGCGACTGTTCTTGGCTGTCTGCTGGTCCTCATTTCATGCAGGCAGGGGGAGGATGCCGCTTCCAGCCCTCTGGCTCCGGTGGATGTGAAGGTCGTTAATCACCTGGTTGCTGTGCTGGGGCATGAGAGCCGCGTGCTGGAACTGGTGGACCCTGCTTCCGGGGAAAAGGTGAAAAGCATCCGGCTGGCCCAGCCTCCCAACGGCATGGTCGTGGATGGCGCGACGGTTTATGTGGCGGAGGGGGGAGCGCGCGGAGTGGTGGAAGTAGTGGACCTGGAAAGCGGGGAATTGAAGCGTTCTTTTCCTGCCGGGCATACGCCCATGTCTCCTGTGCTGCGGGAAGGGAAGCTGTATGTGGCCTGCCGGTTTGATTCCCGCGTGCTGGAAATGGACGCCGCTGCCGGAACCGTGCTGAATTCCTGGAATGTCCCCCGTGAACCCGTAGTGCTGGCCGTTTCTCCGGACGGCAGGAAAATCTGGGCTGCCGGCCATTTGCCGGCCGGGGCTGCGGACGGGGATTTCACGGCTGCCGCGCTGACTCTGGTGGAAGACGGAAAAGCTGTCCATTTCCCGCTTTCCAACGGGACGCAGGGCGTGCGCGGCATGGCGATAAGCCCGGATGGACGCTATCTGGCCGTGGCGCATGTATTGAGCCGGTACCAGGTGCCCACCACGCAGCTGGACCGCGGCTGGATGAATACGAATGCCGTGACGGTTATCGATACGGACGAGCCGGACAAGCCTCATCCCGTTCTGCTGGATGATCCGGATGCGGGGGCGGCCAATCCGTGGGGCGTTTCTTTTTCCGAAGATGGCGGAAAACTGTTCGTGACGCATGCGGGGACGCATGAACTCTCCGTAATTGATTTCCCGGCCCTGCTGGAGCGCATGAAGCGGGAAGACCGGAGCAATGAGCCGGTTTCCGAAAGGCTTGGTTTCCTGCACGGTCTCCGCACCCGGATCGCTCTGCCCTTGAACGGCCCGCGCTCCGTGGCCTCCGATGGGAAAAACGTTTATGTGGCCGGATACTTTTCTGATTCTCTGGCAGAAATCTCCCTGAAGGATGCCTGCAAATCCAGGGCAATTCCCCTGAATGCCCCATTCCGGCCTTCCCGGGAAAAACTGGGGGAACAGTATTTTAATGACGCTTCCCATTGCTTCCAGGGGTGGCAGAGCTGCGCCACCTGCCACCCGGATGGCCGGGTGGACGGCCTGAACTGGGATCTGCTGAATGACGGCATGGGCAACCCGAAAAATACGCGCACCATGTTCCTTTCCCACCGGACGAGCCCGGTGATGACGCTGGGCGTCCGCGCCTCTGCGGAAGTGGCCGTGACGGCAGGCTTTGTGCATATCCAGTTTCTGGAACCTTCCGGTGAATTGGCGGAATGCGTGAATGCGTACCTGAAAAACATGAAGGAAGTTCCCAGCCCGTTCCTGGTGGCGCATACCCCTTCCAAACAGCAGACAGGGGGGGAGGGGTGCGCCCAGTGCCATGCTCCCGGCGTGGAAAGGGGCGCCTTGTCCGAATCTGCCCGGAGGGGCAGGGAAGTGTTTAAAACAGCCGGGTGCGTGCGGTGCCACCCCCATCCTTACTTCACTAACAAGGAACTGGTGGCCACGGGGACGACTACGGGGCTGGATGAAGGTAAAAGCGTTCTGGTGCCCTCCCTGGTGGAAGTGTGGCGGACCGCCCCTTACCTGCACGACGGCCGTGCGAAGACGATACGGGAAGCCATCACGACATGCAATCCGGGGGATCTCCGCGGGAAGACGAGTTCCCTGAATAACCGTGAACTGGAGGATTTGATCAATTACGTGCAGTCCCTGTAA
- a CDS encoding Rid family hydrolase produces the protein MTANVPERLEWSGKNGAEERFFCMTAEPGASFEEELRSLMARYRNLGGGEEDEFLLRFHVSDPVRQSAPLRQIIGERNSYVSIVGQPPANGARVALEAWHIGGMLGKRRRAEPGGTVVEALRAHYRLFLAGKREFSSPDSCGQMREEFRWLDRIAALQGGAVPDLIHRTWIYCRDIDNNYRGLVEGRNGCFDRYGLTAESHFIASTGIEGCTELPGRLLHMDSLGIAGLEPGQVRYMEAPDYLSPTHVYRVAFERGVRIVYGDRSHYFLSGTASIDAEGNIVHPGDVVGQTARTLENMSALMERSGGSLSDLKQAVVYLRDWADRETVRNRLMDSPLAAVPHVMLKAPVCRPGWLVEIDGIAVNGAGESAFAPL, from the coding sequence ATGACGGCGAATGTACCTGAACGACTGGAATGGTCCGGAAAAAACGGGGCGGAAGAACGCTTCTTCTGCATGACGGCGGAGCCGGGCGCGAGTTTTGAGGAAGAACTGCGTTCCCTGATGGCCAGGTACCGCAATCTGGGGGGCGGGGAAGAAGATGAATTCCTGCTGCGTTTCCATGTCAGCGACCCGGTGCGCCAGTCGGCTCCGCTGCGGCAGATAATAGGAGAACGGAATTCTTATGTTTCCATAGTTGGACAGCCCCCTGCGAACGGGGCCCGCGTGGCTCTGGAAGCCTGGCACATCGGCGGAATGCTGGGAAAAAGGCGTAGGGCGGAGCCGGGCGGAACAGTCGTGGAAGCCCTCCGCGCTCATTACCGTCTGTTCCTGGCGGGCAAGAGGGAATTTTCCTCCCCGGACAGCTGCGGCCAGATGCGGGAGGAATTCCGCTGGCTGGACCGGATTGCCGCCTTACAGGGGGGAGCCGTGCCGGATTTGATTCACCGCACCTGGATTTACTGCCGGGATATTGACAACAATTACCGGGGATTGGTGGAAGGCCGCAACGGATGCTTTGACCGTTACGGGCTGACGGCGGAGAGCCATTTCATCGCCAGTACCGGTATTGAAGGCTGTACGGAACTGCCGGGCCGCCTGCTGCATATGGACAGTCTGGGCATCGCGGGGCTGGAGCCCGGGCAGGTCCGGTACATGGAAGCGCCGGACTACCTGTCCCCCACGCATGTGTACCGGGTGGCCTTTGAGCGCGGCGTCCGTATTGTGTATGGGGACCGCTCCCATTATTTCCTTTCTGGCACCGCCAGTATTGACGCGGAGGGAAACATTGTCCATCCGGGGGACGTGGTGGGCCAGACGGCCCGCACCCTGGAAAATATGAGCGCCCTGATGGAAAGGAGCGGGGGAAGCCTGTCCGACCTGAAGCAGGCCGTAGTGTACCTGCGCGACTGGGCAGACCGGGAAACGGTTCGGAACCGGCTGATGGACTCTCCGTTGGCCGCAGTGCCGCATGTGATGCTGAAAGCCCCTGTCTGCCGCCCCGGCTGGCTGGTGGAAATAGACGGAATAGCCGTTAATGGAGCCGGAGAGTCCGCCTTTGCCCCCTTGTAA
- the cysD gene encoding sulfate adenylyltransferase subunit CysD, protein MNSICRLSQLKQLEAESIHIFRDAISQFENPVLLYSIGKDSSVLVHLARKAFYPGRLPFKLLHIDSTFKFREMIEFRDRFVQENDLDLIVHSNQEGIAAGVNPFTYGSRKYTDIMKTQALIQALTAGKYDAVFGGARRDEEKSRAKERIFSFRDKFNQWDPKNQRPELWNIYNGRINPGESVRIFPLSNWTELDIWQYIRLEKIQVVDLYFAKPRPIVERDGSLIMADDDRLPLEPGETPQMRTVRFRTLGCYPLTGAIESTARTVEEIVAEMLETRLSERSSRIIDHDGDASMEQKKREGYF, encoded by the coding sequence ATGAACAGCATTTGCAGACTCAGCCAGCTTAAGCAACTGGAGGCAGAAAGCATTCACATTTTCCGGGATGCCATCAGCCAGTTTGAAAATCCCGTACTTCTTTATTCCATCGGGAAAGACTCCTCTGTACTGGTCCACTTGGCCAGAAAGGCATTCTATCCCGGCAGGCTCCCCTTCAAGCTTCTTCATATAGACTCCACATTCAAATTCCGCGAGATGATAGAATTCCGGGACAGATTCGTTCAGGAAAATGATCTGGATCTGATTGTCCACAGTAACCAGGAAGGCATTGCCGCCGGCGTTAATCCTTTTACTTACGGCAGCCGCAAATACACGGATATTATGAAAACACAGGCATTGATTCAGGCGTTGACCGCAGGAAAATATGATGCCGTGTTCGGAGGAGCCCGCCGCGACGAAGAAAAATCACGGGCCAAGGAACGAATTTTCTCTTTCCGGGATAAATTCAACCAATGGGACCCCAAAAATCAACGACCGGAATTATGGAACATTTACAACGGCCGTATCAATCCGGGAGAAAGCGTCCGTATCTTTCCTCTGTCCAACTGGACGGAACTGGATATCTGGCAATATATCCGCCTGGAAAAAATACAGGTGGTGGACCTGTATTTCGCTAAACCTCGTCCCATTGTGGAACGTGACGGCTCCCTGATTATGGCGGACGACGACCGCCTGCCTTTGGAACCGGGGGAAACACCGCAAATGAGAACCGTCCGTTTCCGTACGCTGGGCTGCTACCCTCTAACCGGAGCCATAGAATCTACAGCCCGCACTGTAGAAGAGATTGTGGCGGAAATGCTGGAAACCAGGCTGAGCGAGCGTTCTTCCCGCATCATTGACCACGATGGTGATGCCTCCATGGAGCAGAAAAAACGGGAAGGATATTTTTAA